One Papaver somniferum cultivar HN1 unplaced genomic scaffold, ASM357369v1 unplaced-scaffold_76, whole genome shotgun sequence genomic window carries:
- the LOC113344427 gene encoding uncharacterized protein LOC113344427 isoform X1, with protein sequence MKNWRNSVDNNQGGLRTNERNLVAEMIEMRKVRTAFMVEKCRNRNEAVMCPKPQRQNIRPCGGEYADQNIAGQLPHIFAGKQASPPFYSGSPPIRSSNPVTQDARFREQRGQASPIRDFCIESSEVDRMRSITTMA encoded by the exons GAGGATTGAGAACAAACGAGAGAAATTTAGTGGCTGAGATGATTGAGATGAGAAAAGTTCGGACAGCGTTTATGGTGGAGAAATGTCGAAACAGGAATGAAGCAGTCATGTGTCCCAAACCACAGAGACAAAATATAAG GCCTTGTGGGGGGGAGTATGCCGACCAAAACATAGCAGGTCAGCTTCCACATATCTTTGCGGGCAAG CAGGCATCCCCGCCATTTTACTCAGGTTCTCCTCCTATCCGTTCTAGTAACCCTGTAACCCAAGATGCCCGTTTCCGTGAACAGAGGGGTCAAGCAAGCCCTATTCGTGATTTTTGTATAGAAAGTTCAGAAGTTGATCGGATGCGAAGCATCACAACGATGGCCTGA
- the LOC113344427 gene encoding uncharacterized protein LOC113344427 isoform X2 encodes MKNWRNSVDNNQGGLRTNERNLVAEMIEMRKVRTAFMVEKCRNRNEAVMCPKPQRQNIRPCGGEYADQNIAGQLPHIFAGKASPPFYSGSPPIRSSNPVTQDARFREQRGQASPIRDFCIESSEVDRMRSITTMA; translated from the exons GAGGATTGAGAACAAACGAGAGAAATTTAGTGGCTGAGATGATTGAGATGAGAAAAGTTCGGACAGCGTTTATGGTGGAGAAATGTCGAAACAGGAATGAAGCAGTCATGTGTCCCAAACCACAGAGACAAAATATAAG GCCTTGTGGGGGGGAGTATGCCGACCAAAACATAGCAGGTCAGCTTCCACATATCTTTGCGGGCAAG GCATCCCCGCCATTTTACTCAGGTTCTCCTCCTATCCGTTCTAGTAACCCTGTAACCCAAGATGCCCGTTTCCGTGAACAGAGGGGTCAAGCAAGCCCTATTCGTGATTTTTGTATAGAAAGTTCAGAAGTTGATCGGATGCGAAGCATCACAACGATGGCCTGA
- the LOC113344426 gene encoding F-box protein At5g07610-like yields MNPISTCMNPHENPSSLSLVVSSVDILIQILSRLPIKILLEFKLVSKKWRSIISDPFFAREHCHQYPHSVNGLILHTNQPKLEFVSLDGSSSSAAPFETLDFIQDPKGIRIEQSCNGLMCCSSIRASFLERTYYVFNPFAKQFRSIVSGSQGKEKGFVVFSSVSLAYDPRNSPHYKVVCIWFTKQPEDSDTNVDLQLEIYSSETATWKLSGDVFSAPRRSFLYKSGVFWKGSLHWIDPSIEGNSFCFNVDQELRMKMPDYRSVPSVEDKMMVKFFGECRGHLHLIVSPASLSSFEVLEMETDYMGWNVKYHVSPQELIILYPRPPAFDVLLVEEVECNSSKVVLLIQDKVFSYDIQDKSFKEIHRLAPGHSNQFGRSNFSFQYIQTLACV; encoded by the exons ATGAATCCAATTTCTACTTGCATGAATCCTCATGAGAATCCATCATCACTCTCTCTTGTAGTTAGCAGTGTCGATATCTTGATACAGATTTTGTCGCGTTTACCGATTAAAATTCTGCTTGAGTTCAAACTCGTGTCCAAAAAATGGCGTTCCATTATATCTGATCCATTTTTTGCTAGGGAAC aTTGTCATCAATACCCACATTCAGTCAATGGACTAATTTTACATACAAATCAACCGAAACTGGAATTCGTTTCGCTAGATGGGTCCTCCTCATCCGCTGCCCCttttgaaaccctagattttattCAGGATCCCAAAGGTATAAGAATTGAACAATCTTGCAATGGTCTTATGTGTTGTAGCAGCATTAGAGCCAGTTTCTTGGAGCGCACCTATTACGTTTTCAATCCATTTGCAAAACAATTTCGGTCTATTGTGAGTGGATCTCAGGGAAAGGAAAAGGGTTTTGTTGTGTTTTCTAGTGTCAGCTTGGCTTATGATCCACGCAATTCACCCCACTACAAAGTTGTTTGCATTTGGTTCACTAAACAACCCGAAGATTCTGATACCAATGTGGATCTTCAATTGGAGATATACTCATCTGAAACTGCTACTTGGAAGCTTTCTGGAGATGTTTTTTCTGCACCTCGTCGTAGCTTCCTCTATAAAAGTGGAGTATTCTGGAAAGGTTCGTTGCACTGGATTGACCCATCGATAGAAGGGAATTCTTTTTGTTTCAATGTTGATCAAGAATTAAGAATGAAAATGCCAGACTACCGTTCTGTTCCTAGTGTAGAGGATAAAATGATGGTTAAATTCTTCGGGGAGTGTAGGGGTCACTTGCATCTAATTGTCAGTCCTGCTTCACTTTCTAGTTTTGAAGTCTTGGAAATGGAGACGGACTACATGGGATGGAATGTAAAATATCACGTTTCTCCCCAAGAATTGATAATTTTGTATCCACGGCCCCCTGCCTTTGATGTATTGCTGGTAGAGGAAGTAGAATGCAATTCGTCTAAGGTGGTTTTACTAATCCAAGATAAAGTTTTTTCTTATGATATACAGGACAAGAGCTTCAAGGAAATTCATAGACTGGCACCAGGTCATTCAAACCAGTTTGGTCGATCTAATTTTTCTTTTCAGTACATTCAGACACTCGCTTGTGTTTGA